A segment of the Triticum urartu cultivar G1812 chromosome 1, Tu2.1, whole genome shotgun sequence genome:
CCCCGCTCTCCCTGGCGCGCGGGGCCCGCGCGTCAGGCCTTCACCCCGGGCAGCCTCATCTTTTAACGCCCGTCTAATTCTCTCCGACCGTCTCATTCTCTCTCCcccccctccctcccctcccTCGTGTGCCACCCCAAATCTCCGAGCCGAGCTCCCAAACCCTAGcctccggcgccggcgatggCCCTCGTCGCGTCGGCGTGAGAAGGGATCTGTCGCGCGCGGCGTCGGCGGGGAGTTGCGGGCGGGCGGGAGGCAGTCGGGCTGGCGGGGATGGAGGCGAGGCGGATCTCGGCGACCCCCCGGCCGTGCAACGGCCGGCGCGTGGTGGCGAGGAAGAGGCCGAGGCAGGAGGCGGTCATCAGCAGCGTCAGGAAGCTGCAGCGCCGGGAGATCAGCTCCCGCCGGGAGCGCTCCTTCGCCATGAACTCCGCGCAGGAGCGCTTCCGCAACATACAGCTGCAGGTACGCTTTCCCTGCCCGCCCCCCGGTCCCGTGTCCAACTTTCTTTAACCTTTCGTTCGCGTGCATCTGCGGAGAGGTTCTGTTTGCTTCGTGTGGGGGAATCGCGGCCCTCGGATGTTCTGGGCATCGCGATTATAGCCTGGATTAGAGTAGCCGACTCGTGGACGGGGTGTGGGGGTTAGGGTTTGGTAGGCTGGGAAAAGTGAGATCTTGTTAGGTTTCGGTGAACTGTCGGTGGTATTTGGGATCTTAGTGTGCTGGGGAAGGCTTCGCCACGCTTCATTTGCTTGATGTAATGGAAAGTTTGTGCATTTAGCGCAGGCGCTTAAACAGTAATGAGGATTTGTGGTAGTCGCCGGTCTGTAGtccagttttctttttctttttgatgATGAGGATCCGGTCTGTAGTCCAGTTGAGCAGATGTGTGCCGGATGGGCTGTCCTGTGCATCTTGCACCATTCTTCTGGCCTGTCCTGAAACTTCTGACGAATTTTTAGGGAAATCATACTAGTATTTACTTCCTTTCTTATGAATGTGCAAGACCCATGATGTTTGTATTCCTGTCAATTTGTGAATTGCTGCAATCAGCAAAGAAGATGACAGTTGTTACTTATCTGTCGCATATGGCCTTTGAGTTAAGCTGTTTGTTCATTTTATTTAACCATTGTTTGATTGCAAGTTGGGTCTATGAATGCTGGGAATCAGTTGCCTGTCTATTACACGAGTGTTGCCGATGGGTGTATTTGTCCTGGATTCCTGGTTATTCACTGCTTTGGTCACATTACACTGCTCAGATAACCGATTTATTGGTGTTTTTCCTGCACTGAACAAAGAGCACGGGGACACCTTGTTTTCAACAATACTGTTGATCATCAGCACTTGGCTGCTCCACAAGCTACTTTGTGCCCAGAAGTCTCACCTATTAGAACTGTCAACCTTGGGCCTTTTCTCATATTGCTTTCTCTCTGCTGAAATAATTGATTTTACCCTCCTATTTTTGTAGTATCATTCTTTTTTTTTCTTGCTTCTAACAGTGTACATTTGCTATCATTTTAGGAGGAGTTTGACACTCATGATCCTAAGGAGAACAACGCGCTACTACCTTACATTAGGAAGAGGTCAAAAATTATTGAGATAGTTGCAGCACGTGATATAGTTTTTGCTTTATCACAATCTGGAGTATGTGCTGCTTTTAGTAGAGGTATGCTTGTTTTCTTGCAGGTGTGCCCATGCTTCATATTTTCATACTGAGATGCTCTTCTTATATTTCCAGTGACGAATAAGAGAATATGCTTTCTAAATGGGAGTCCAGATGAAGTTGTTCGTAGTTTATTCTACAACAAGAACAATGATTCACTCATTACTGTGTCAGTATATGGTTCTGAAAATTTTAGTGCCTTGCGATGCAAGACAACTCGAATTGAGTAAGCTTTCAGTCCATATGTCTTTCACAAGTGAATACCTATTTCTTTCATCCTGATTAAGACCCCTTTTAACTATTTCAAGGTATATACGCCGCGGAACGCCAGATGCTGGTTTCCCTCTTTTTGAGACAGAGTCCTTGAAATGGCCTGGCTTCGTTGAGTTTGATGATGTCAATGGAAAGGTTTTAACTTATTCCGCTCAAGACAGGTACTTTAACTTATGTAACGATTTTTGTGTGTGGAAAATGGATGAATTTTAACTTCTGCAATGGCTGTATGCACTTTCTGGAACTGTGCTGATTGTATCTCATTCTGCAAACAGCACTTACAAGGTTTTTGACTTGAAAAACTACACCCTACTGTATTCCATATCTGACAAGAATGTTCAAGAAATAAAGATCAGGTAACTGTATTCCCACTTACTTCTCCTTGTCACTTTGCTGTTCAACAAATTCTTCTGTTATCATTGGAATGCCTCTTCTATTACTTGCAACAAAACTGAGAAAAATGTTGGTTTCAGTAGGCAAAACTGACTAAAGCTAGAAATTATTCATCCAATGCACATACAAAGGGCAGCAGTAATCTTATATCGCTGGTGTTGTCAATTTGTTGTGCATCCTAGTTAAACCTGATTTATGTACTTCAAGCTTAAAATAATTGATTCGTTTCAGTAGGAATGCATCTTTATATATTTGTCTAATACTTGTTTAACTTGTGACAGTCCTGGTATAATGCTTTTGATTTATACAAGAACAAGCAGCTCCATTCCTCTGAAGATTCTTAATATTGAGGATGGCACAGTTTTGAAATTCTTCAACCACCTCCTCCATCGTAATAAGAAGGTGGATTTCATTGAACAGTTTAATGAAAAGCTGTTGGTCAAGCAGGATGGAGAGAATCTTCAAATACTTGATGTAAGTATTTTCCTGAAGTGCTTAGGGAAATCAATAAAAATGACTGTTGTTTCTTGCTTATTCTTTATCTCATTTTGTTGCAGGTACGGAACTTCCAGTTGACTGAAGTGAGCAGTACTGAGTTCATGACTCCATCTGCCTTTATCTTTCTGTATGAACTCCAGTTGTTTTTGACATTCCGGAATCGATCTGTAGCAGTTTGGAATTTCCGAGGTGAACTAGTAACATCATTTGAGGATCACCTGCTGTGGCACCCTGACTGCAATACCAATAACATATACATAACCAGTGATCAAGATCTTATTATTTCTTACTGCAAGGCTGATTCCACTGATTCATCTTCAGAAGAAAATGGTAAGATTTGGTTCCCTTTGCCGTTTGTTGTAGGCTAAATTGTGTAATTTGTTATACATTTGGATCACTGTGTGTTGTGTCTTGCTAGTTATCATTGTTTTGGTTTCCTTTGACATTCTTTGGTTCTGCATTCATGCTCCATGCACTTCTGGCATTGAGCAAATTTAATTAAACATGCTGTTGCATCATATCATACCTGGCCCTCCATTTTAATGAATGGTACCCTTGGCCAGTTACATTTTCATAGTGACATCTTTCCACCAGTCAGCAGATAACGGGACTTACCTTATGGTTGTGGATAACATGACTCATCTTATGTTTGCTCATGTGCAGCTGGCTCTATAAACATCAGCAACATACTGACAGGGAAATGCTTGGCTAAAATAAAGGCTGGCAATTTCAACGAGCAAAAGAAGACATGGAAGTTCCAGAATACAATCACCGAGGCTCTTGAGGACATCACAGCTCTGTACTATGACGAAGAGCGTGATGAGATCTACACCGGCAACCGCCATGGCCTTGTTCATGTGTGGGCGAACTGAGCTGAGAAAGCAAATTTCAGGGACAAACAAGATGTTGTTCGTTTGCAGGCGGATCAATTTAACAACCAAGCCTCAGGTGGTGCTGGCCGCGAAGAGGTCTTGGGTCTCCAGCCGTTAGCAATTTGTTGATGTGGAGTATTGTGGTGTCGAGCTGCTCTTTACCGACAGAAGATTTGTTGTAGAGTTAGTGCTTATCATGTGCTTTACCATAGCCTGTAGTAGCCTTGGAGATGTCTCGAGGCGAGCTCTCAAACTGTACCTCATGTAATGTGCCTTCCTGGTAGTTAACTCTGCTACCTGAAATAGTTATACCTCATTCTGTCTGTCAATGTGTCTGGTTGTTGTTGAGTTTGGCATCTTGTAGACATAAACAATTGGAATATGTGGCATAGAAACGCCTTCCACTCTGACCAGAGATGGTTGACGGCAAAAATCAGTTTTTTGAGGAACAGTTGGTCACTTTATTGCTCAATAATAAGGGGTACAATTGTAGCATCTGACGGTTGTAGCGACCATGATCTAGAGATAACACACTCTTTACAAAATTATGCGCCTCATGATTGGATGTTCTTCCCACATGTATGAAACGAACTGAAGCAAAAGCTTGTGCATGCTGTTTGATCTCCAGCAAAACTGAGCTGTATGCACACATGCTTCCTTCGTTGATAGTTGACGGCAAAAAATCACTTCGGAGGTGTTAACCTGCAGCAAGCCCAACCACCCTGCACGAACCTTGAAGCACCTTTTGAGCGAGGCAGGCCCGAGCTATGTGGGTCTGGCGATAAAAGCTGGGTGCCCTCCCTTAATCTGGTTTACTTAACCCCTTCTAATCTACACAACTATCTGGTTCACTTACCCCTTCTAATCTGCACAACGGTCTCGTTCACTTAACCCCTTCTAATCTACACAACTGTGCTTCAATTTGAAATAAGTTATATGTGAAAAAGATGCACATCAACGTTGTGATTCCATTCAGGCGATCGCTTTGTAGTTTCATTCATCGTAAACATACAATTTCATGTTCATGTTTGAAGCTTTTTTAGACAAATTTTGGCAAATTCGTCAGACACGATCGCCCATCTGAAATTTTCTTTGCCCACTAGATTCAGCTTGTTGTTTCACACGACTTTCGTGTTGCACGTTTTCAGTTTCGACGATCGTAGTCGAGTAGACTTACATGTCGCTGTTGGACTATACAATTGTTACCTAGCTTTGCAAATGGTTTGTTTTACTCACATTCCTTAATCTCCTTCACCTAGTTCCTTTTTAATCTACACAATGGTGCTTtcgatgaaggaaatatgccctagaggcaataataaagttattatttatttccttatttcatgataaatatttattattcatgctagaattgtattaaccggaaacataatacatgtgtgaatacatagacaaacagagtgtcactagtatgcctctacttgactagctcgttggtcaaagatggttatgtttcctaaccatagacatgagttgtcattgataaacgggatcacatcattaggagaatgatgtgattgacttgacccattccgttagcttagcacttgatcgttttagtttactgctattgctttcttcatgacttatacatgttcctatgactatgagattatgcaactcccgattaccggaggaacactttgtgtgctaccaaacgtcacaacgtaactaggtgattataaaggtgctctacaggtgtctccgatggtacttgttgagttggcatagatcgagattaggatttgtcactccgattgtcggagaggtatctctgggccctctcggtaatgcacatcactataagccttgcaagcaatgcaactaatgagttagttgcgggatgatgcattacggaacgagtaaagagacttatcggtaacgagattgagctaggtattgagataccgacgatcgaatctcgggcaagtaacatatcgatgacaaagggaataacgtatgttgttatgcggtttgaccgataaagatcttcgtagaatatgtaggagccaatatgagcatccggattccgctattggttattgaccggagacgtgtctcggtcatgtctacatagttctcgaacccgtagggtctgcacgcttaacgtcggtgacgatcgatattatgagtttatgtgatttgatgtaccgaaggtagttcggagtcccggatgtgatcacggacatgacgaggagtctcgaaatgatcgagaaataaagattaatatattggacgactatattcggataccggaagtgttccggatgatttcggagaaaaccgaagTGTCGGAGGGTTAtcggacccccccccccgggagaagtaatgggccacatgggccttagtggagagagagggcagGCCAGGGCatgccgcgccccctccccctttggtccgaattggactagggaaggggggggcgcccccctttccttctccctctcctccttcctttccccctcctaataggagtaggaaaggggagtcctactcctactaggaggaggactcctcctcctggcgcaccctgcaagggccggctggcctcccccttgctcctttatatacaggggcatgggggcaccctaggacacacaagttgattgttccaagccgtgtgcggtgcccccttcaccataatccacctcgattatatcgtagcggtgcttaggcgaagccctgcgtcggtagtaaCATCATCACCGTaatcacgccgttgtgctgacggaactctcctgtgaagctctgctggatcagagttcatgggacgtcatcgagctgaacatgtgctgaactcggaggtgccgtacgttcggtacttggatcggtcggatcgtgaagatgtacgactacatcaaccgcgttctcataacgcttctgcttacgggctacgagggtacgtggacgatactctcctctctcgttgctatgaatcaccatgatcttacgtgtgcgtaggatttttttttgaaattactacattccccaacattCGAAACCAATGTGGTGATCATCCTGACTGCGCTCTTCTTCGCGCTGCTGCTTCCTCTCAACTAGGAAGGTGTTGGGCCCCAAATGCAAGGGTTTTGTAGCAAGGAACAATTTCCCCTCGAAGTGGATGATCTTAAGTTTTAGGGTGTGGCTATGTCTCAATCGACTAATATTTAACCAATTCTGAGTCAAGTGACATACCATGTAAGAACAGAAAAATAAAATCcaaaaagaaagttttgcacggatcaCAATGTATGATCCCACAAATATAGTGTGGACTGAGACATAATCAAGTCTCAGTCGACTAAGATTTAGCAAGACTGTAAGttttatcgaaccagtaggagctTGCAATGCAACCAATAATAAGTACCCGCACACAAAAAATACAAAACTGTCTTGGCTCCGAACAAAACTAGTAAGATTGTGAGTCTTACTAGCCTTGCTAGTTATAAGGATTTCAAGCAAGTGTGTATGAAAAAATGTAGTtgcaagaaaagaaataaaagcAAAGAATTGTAAAGAGCGTTTGATCGAGGTTGAAAGCGATGGAAGAAGAATTGATTGGGATCCATAgattcactagtggtttctcttcAAAAGAAATAACAAGGTGTCATGAACAACTTACAGTTGTGTATCGATTAAATTGCATTTTTTATGAATATGATTATACACGACATAATTGCATATGAGCAttgttaagcttcatgcactagTCAACGCAACCAAAAGTCCGAACTTATGGAAAGGGCTAGACAATCCACATATACTGTAACACCCCCTCTCACGTGTGACAGGAAAGACAAGTCAGCATGTGCAACCGGAAGAGAGCAATGGTGCGGGAAACTCACGTATGACTCAAGAGGCCTCTACGTGGACACAAAGGGGGGCTACCAGTAATTTTTAATAAATTGTGAAAGTCAGGACTTGAAATCATGACCTTAGCTCCGATaccat
Coding sequences within it:
- the LOC125521933 gene encoding uncharacterized protein LOC125521933, which encodes MEARRISATPRPCNGRRVVARKRPRQEAVISSVRKLQRREISSRRERSFAMNSAQERFRNIQLQEEFDTHDPKENNALLPYIRKRSKIIEIVAARDIVFALSQSGVCAAFSRVTNKRICFLNGSPDEVVRSLFYNKNNDSLITVSVYGSENFSALRCKTTRIEYIRRGTPDAGFPLFETESLKWPGFVEFDDVNGKVLTYSAQDSTYKVFDLKNYTLLYSISDKNVQEIKISPGIMLLIYTRTSSSIPLKILNIEDGTVLKFFNHLLHRNKKVDFIEQFNEKLLVKQDGENLQILDVRNFQLTEVSSTEFMTPSAFIFLYELQLFLTFRNRSVAVWNFRGELVTSFEDHLLWHPDCNTNNIYITSDQDLIISYCKADSTDSSSEENAGSINISNILTGKCLAKIKAGNFNEQKKTWKFQNTITEALEDITALYYDEERDEIYTGNRHGLVHVWAN